A part of Marinomonas rhizomae genomic DNA contains:
- the map gene encoding type I methionyl aminopeptidase, whose translation MSNETLQKIEELTKNGRIEAPSWTPRPASTRFTDISDIEGMRTAGKLAADVLVMLEEFVVPGATTEQLDIIAHNYIIEVQGAIPAPLNYHGFPKSCCTSVNDVICHGIPNDKALKKGDVVNIDITIIKDGYYGDTSKMFFAGPALPHAERLAKITQECLYLAIDMVKPGTRLGDIGAAISAHAHKHHYTVVEEYCGHGVGTTFHGEPQVAHYGKAGTGVMLEEGMTLTIEPMINAGKKQVKHTGPDNWIAKTKDGRLSAQYEHTLLVTAEGVEVLTRRPEETRFS comes from the coding sequence ATGAGCAACGAAACCCTACAGAAAATTGAAGAGCTGACCAAAAATGGTCGAATAGAAGCACCTAGCTGGACACCACGCCCAGCGTCGACTCGCTTTACAGATATTAGCGATATAGAAGGTATGCGTACGGCAGGCAAACTGGCTGCTGACGTGCTGGTTATGCTAGAAGAATTTGTTGTTCCAGGCGCAACGACAGAGCAGCTAGACATTATTGCCCACAACTACATTATCGAAGTGCAAGGCGCAATCCCCGCCCCCTTAAACTACCATGGCTTCCCTAAGTCTTGCTGCACCTCTGTTAATGATGTTATCTGTCACGGCATCCCAAACGATAAAGCACTAAAAAAAGGTGATGTAGTCAATATCGACATTACCATTATAAAAGATGGGTATTACGGTGACACCAGTAAAATGTTTTTCGCAGGCCCAGCTCTACCTCATGCAGAGCGCTTAGCAAAAATCACTCAAGAGTGTCTCTACCTTGCTATCGACATGGTGAAACCAGGCACACGTCTTGGCGATATCGGCGCCGCTATTTCCGCCCATGCACACAAACACCATTACACAGTTGTGGAAGAATATTGCGGCCACGGTGTTGGAACGACATTTCACGGCGAACCACAAGTCGCTCATTACGGTAAAGCTGGCACTGGCGTTATGCTAGAAGAAGGAATGACTCTTACTATAGAGCCAATGATTAATGCGGGTAAAAAACAAGTTAAACACACCGGTCCAGATAATTGGATAGCTAAAACCAAAGATGGCCGCTTATCCGCTCAATATGAACATACTCTCCTTGTCACTGCTGAGGGGGTTGAAGTGCTTACCCGTCGACCAGAGGAAACGCGCTTCTCTTAA
- the rpsB gene encoding 30S ribosomal protein S2 translates to MPTVSMRDLLLVGSHFGHQTRYWNPKMKPFIFGARNKIHIINLEHTVPALNNALELVKKMAENKNKVLFVGTKRAASKTIKEQAARSGMPYVNHRWLGGMLTNYKTIRASIKRLRELETQMSDGTFDKLTKKEALMRTRELEKLELSMGGIKDMGGLPDVLFVVDVDHERIAIKEANKLGIPVIGIVDTNSNPDGVDYIIPANDDAIRAVQLYVGAFADAVLEGRNATAGTADEFVEVSEATEA, encoded by the coding sequence ATGCCTACAGTTTCTATGCGCGACCTATTATTGGTTGGTTCACACTTTGGTCACCAAACTCGTTACTGGAACCCAAAAATGAAGCCTTTCATTTTTGGTGCTCGTAACAAGATCCACATCATTAACCTTGAGCACACTGTTCCAGCTCTTAACAATGCTCTAGAGCTTGTTAAAAAAATGGCTGAAAACAAGAACAAGGTTTTGTTTGTTGGTACTAAGCGTGCTGCGTCTAAAACGATTAAAGAGCAAGCTGCTCGCTCTGGTATGCCATACGTTAACCACCGTTGGTTAGGTGGTATGTTGACTAACTACAAAACTATTCGTGCATCTATCAAGCGTCTTCGTGAACTTGAAACTCAAATGTCCGATGGTACTTTCGATAAGCTGACTAAAAAAGAAGCTTTGATGCGTACTCGTGAGCTTGAAAAACTAGAGCTTTCTATGGGTGGTATCAAGGATATGGGCGGCCTTCCTGATGTATTGTTCGTAGTTGACGTTGATCATGAGCGTATCGCAATTAAAGAAGCAAACAAATTAGGTATTCCTGTTATCGGTATCGTTGATACTAACAGTAATCCAGATGGTGTTGATTACATCATCCCAGCTAACGATGATGCGATTCGTGCAGTTCAATTGTACGTTGGCGCTTTTGCTGATGCGGTTCTTGAAGGTCGTAATGCGACTGCTGGCACTGCTGACGAATTCGTTGAAGTAAGCGAAGCTACTGAAGCGTAA
- the tsf gene encoding translation elongation factor Ts, which yields MAAVSAALVKELRDRTGLGMMECKKALVAADADIEVAIEELRKSSGMKAAKKAGRTAAEGTIIMRVADDSSYGVLVEVNSETDFASRDEGFISFANKVADVVFATKETDMAKVISGEMLEAREALVQKIGENITPRRAVIIEGGLVGGYLHGNGQIAVLTQLEGGSAELAKDVSMHVAAVSPRVVRGEDMPAEVLAKEEEIVRAQPDMAGKPAEIVDKMIVGRMKKFLAENSLTEQPFVKNPEIKVGQLVKDAGATVASFIRLEVGEGIEVAEVDFAAEVAAQLKG from the coding sequence ATGGCCGCAGTATCTGCAGCATTGGTAAAAGAGTTACGTGATCGTACTGGCCTAGGCATGATGGAGTGTAAGAAAGCACTTGTCGCTGCTGACGCTGACATCGAAGTGGCTATCGAAGAACTACGTAAATCAAGTGGCATGAAAGCAGCTAAAAAAGCGGGCCGTACTGCAGCTGAAGGTACAATCATTATGCGTGTAGCTGATGATTCATCTTACGGTGTCTTGGTTGAAGTTAACTCTGAAACTGACTTCGCTTCTCGTGACGAAGGTTTTATTTCTTTCGCTAATAAAGTAGCTGACGTTGTTTTTGCAACGAAAGAAACTGACATGGCGAAAGTAATTTCAGGCGAAATGCTTGAAGCTCGTGAAGCTTTGGTCCAAAAAATTGGTGAAAACATCACACCTCGTCGTGCTGTTATCATCGAGGGTGGCTTAGTAGGTGGTTACCTTCACGGTAATGGCCAAATCGCTGTATTGACTCAGCTTGAAGGTGGTTCTGCGGAACTGGCTAAAGATGTTTCTATGCACGTTGCCGCTGTATCTCCTCGCGTTGTTCGCGGTGAAGATATGCCTGCTGAAGTTCTTGCAAAAGAAGAAGAGATTGTTCGTGCGCAGCCAGACATGGCTGGTAAACCAGCAGAAATCGTTGATAAAATGATTGTTGGTCGTATGAAGAAGTTCTTGGCTGAAAACAGCTTAACTGAACAGCCTTTTGTTAAGAACCCAGAAATCAAAGTTGGTCAGTTAGTAAAAGACGCTGGCGCAACGGTAGCTTCATTCATTCGCCTTGAAGTAGGTGAAGGTATTGAAGTTGCTGAAGTGGATTTTGCAGCAGAAGTAGCAGCACAACTTAAAGGTTAA
- the pyrH gene encoding UMP kinase, translated as MPKEKSPKYKRILLKLSGEALMGDESFGIDPKVLNRIALEIGQLRGIGVEVGIVIGGGNLFRGQALSQAGMDRVTGDHMGMLATVMNALAMRDALERANIATRVMSAITMTGIVEPYDRRRAMRLMKEGDVLIFSAGTGNPFFTTDSAACLRGIEIDADVVLKATKVDGVYSADPMKDPAAVKYDTLGYDEVLEKQLGVMDLTAICLTRDHSMPIRVFNMNKPGALVNIMVGGSEGTLIK; from the coding sequence ATGCCAAAAGAAAAGAGTCCAAAATACAAAAGAATTTTGCTTAAGCTGAGCGGCGAAGCCTTGATGGGGGATGAGTCCTTTGGTATCGATCCTAAAGTGTTGAATCGTATTGCCCTAGAGATTGGGCAGTTGCGCGGTATAGGGGTTGAGGTTGGTATCGTTATTGGTGGTGGTAATTTGTTCCGCGGTCAGGCGTTAAGTCAGGCTGGTATGGATCGTGTTACTGGTGACCATATGGGGATGTTGGCAACGGTAATGAATGCGTTGGCTATGCGTGATGCGTTAGAGCGTGCAAATATTGCAACTCGTGTGATGTCAGCAATCACAATGACTGGTATCGTTGAGCCTTATGATAGACGTCGTGCCATGCGCTTGATGAAAGAAGGTGATGTGCTCATTTTCTCTGCTGGTACTGGCAACCCTTTCTTTACGACTGACTCTGCTGCTTGTTTGCGCGGTATTGAGATTGATGCGGATGTCGTACTGAAAGCAACGAAAGTAGACGGTGTTTACTCCGCAGATCCAATGAAAGATCCTGCTGCGGTGAAATATGATACATTGGGCTACGATGAAGTTCTTGAAAAACAATTAGGTGTCATGGACTTAACAGCAATATGTTTGACCCGTGATCACAGTATGCCAATACGCGTATTTAATATGAATAAGCCGGGAGCCTTGGTAAATATCATGGTTGGTGGCAGTGAAGGTACACTGATTAAGTGA
- the frr gene encoding ribosome recycling factor, which produces MINEILKDAEDRMGKAVASVESAFKKIRTGRAHPSILDSVKVNYYGSETPLSQVANITVEDARTLGVSPWENNLVPEIEKAIMKSDLGLNPATNGNLIRIPMPALTEETRKNYFKQAKNEAENGRIAIRNIRRDANGSLKDLVKEKEISEDDDRRGQDQVQKITDKHVALVEERLAAKEKDLMEI; this is translated from the coding sequence ATGATTAACGAAATTCTTAAAGATGCAGAAGACCGTATGGGCAAAGCTGTTGCTTCTGTAGAGTCTGCATTCAAAAAAATCCGTACAGGCCGTGCGCACCCTAGTATTCTAGATTCAGTTAAAGTGAACTATTACGGTTCTGAAACACCGTTAAGCCAAGTGGCCAACATTACCGTTGAAGACGCACGAACTTTGGGGGTTTCCCCTTGGGAAAATAACTTAGTCCCTGAAATTGAAAAAGCCATTATGAAATCTGATCTTGGCTTAAACCCAGCGACTAATGGCAATCTAATACGAATTCCTATGCCTGCGCTAACTGAAGAGACTCGTAAGAATTACTTCAAACAAGCAAAGAACGAAGCTGAAAATGGCCGTATTGCTATTCGTAATATTCGCCGTGATGCTAACGGAAGTTTGAAAGACCTAGTGAAAGAAAAAGAGATTTCTGAAGACGACGATCGTCGTGGACAGGATCAGGTTCAGAAAATTACGGACAAGCATGTTGCGCTAGTTGAAGAGCGTCTTGCGGCAAAAGAAAAAGACTTGATGGAAATTTAA
- the uppS gene encoding polyprenyl diphosphate synthase, giving the protein MSELDGADLNSAVVPAHIAIIMDGNNRWANKKHLPSIAGHTAGASAVRRVVEAAARSDVKVLTLFAFSSENWKRPKLEVDGLMTLFMRSLKKEFKRLNEHKIRLRVIGDLSSFSSGLQKQIKNVEDATKDNDQMTLVIAANYGGRWDIAQATKAIAERVALGELSPENIDEELLGEHMQLADLPAPDLLIRTSGEERISNFLLWQTAYSEFVFLPVLWPDFGQKHFDEAIQTYQNRQRRYGGR; this is encoded by the coding sequence ATGTCTGAATTGGATGGCGCTGATCTTAATTCAGCTGTCGTTCCAGCTCATATTGCCATCATTATGGATGGTAATAATCGCTGGGCAAATAAAAAACATCTTCCGAGTATTGCTGGTCATACAGCAGGGGCGTCAGCTGTGCGACGTGTGGTTGAGGCCGCTGCTAGGTCTGATGTTAAGGTGTTGACGTTGTTCGCTTTTTCTAGTGAAAACTGGAAACGTCCTAAGCTAGAAGTCGATGGCTTAATGACATTGTTTATGCGTTCTTTGAAAAAAGAGTTTAAGCGATTAAATGAACACAAAATTAGACTTAGAGTGATAGGCGATCTTTCAAGCTTTAGTAGTGGTTTGCAAAAGCAAATCAAGAATGTCGAAGATGCAACAAAAGACAATGACCAGATGACTTTGGTGATTGCAGCCAATTACGGTGGTCGATGGGATATCGCTCAAGCGACAAAAGCGATCGCAGAGCGTGTTGCGTTAGGTGAGCTTTCTCCAGAAAATATTGATGAAGAGTTGTTGGGTGAGCATATGCAGTTGGCAGACTTGCCGGCGCCTGATCTTTTGATTCGAACCTCGGGGGAAGAGCGAATTAGCAACTTTTTATTGTGGCAAACAGCCTACTCTGAATTTGTTTTTCTTCCGGTGTTATGGCCGGACTTTGGTCAAAAACATTTTGATGAGGCTATTCAAACTTATCAAAACCGTCAACGACGTTATGGTGGTCGATAA
- a CDS encoding phosphatidate cytidylyltransferase, whose amino-acid sequence MLLPRIFSAIVMAVLFIFAVFVLEASNFIFAMGVVVFLAGWEWARLSGLVNQASRILFAAFIGCVCFVVLNYDLQKASLYLSPLLWVLALYWVIRYPAPLIWRHSFSRLLFGVLVLVTTWSALVVLKQSNNFVVWVLLLMGLIWGADSGAYFAGRAFGKRKLARFVSPGKSWEGVMGGLVLTQIGVAIFAVLNDFTLSHWCILAGIALITSSVSVLGDLTESLFKRHEDLKDSSHLIPGHGGVMDRVDSLVAAAPIYVLLLSLAGWL is encoded by the coding sequence ATGTTACTCCCTAGAATTTTTAGTGCCATTGTCATGGCTGTATTGTTTATTTTTGCTGTTTTTGTACTTGAAGCCTCTAATTTTATTTTTGCTATGGGGGTTGTTGTATTTTTAGCAGGCTGGGAATGGGCTCGTCTATCTGGTTTAGTTAATCAGGCCTCTCGTATTCTGTTTGCTGCTTTTATTGGTTGTGTCTGTTTTGTCGTATTGAATTATGACTTGCAAAAAGCATCGCTTTATTTGAGCCCTTTGTTGTGGGTCTTGGCATTATATTGGGTGATTCGTTATCCAGCGCCACTTATTTGGCGTCATAGTTTTAGTCGTTTGTTGTTTGGCGTCTTGGTGTTAGTGACAACTTGGTCGGCCTTGGTGGTATTGAAGCAATCAAATAACTTTGTTGTTTGGGTGTTGCTTCTGATGGGGTTGATCTGGGGGGCTGATTCAGGTGCTTATTTTGCAGGGCGAGCCTTTGGTAAAAGGAAATTGGCGCGTTTTGTTAGTCCTGGTAAGTCATGGGAAGGCGTAATGGGTGGCTTAGTGCTAACTCAAATTGGTGTGGCTATTTTTGCTGTATTGAATGATTTTACGCTATCTCATTGGTGTATTTTAGCTGGCATTGCGTTAATTACATCGTCTGTTTCTGTCTTGGGTGACTTGACGGAAAGTTTGTTTAAACGTCATGAAGATTTGAAAGATTCTAGCCATCTTATTCCTGGACATGGTGGCGTTATGGATAGAGTTGATAGTTTGGTTGCTGCGGCTCCCATTTATGTTTTATTACTAAGTTTGGCTGGATGGCTTTGA
- the ispC gene encoding 1-deoxy-D-xylulose-5-phosphate reductoisomerase, producing the protein MQGICLLGATGSIGQSTLDIIAQHPDKFALISASANESVDKMAEICRRFKPQRVVMGSQKARDELAGMCPGMAISFEWGEMALDSIAADSAVDQVMAAIMGFAGLKPTLAGIRAGKRTLLANKESLVTAGKLFMDEVARHDVMLLPIDSEHNAIYQSLPQTDRGAHKQDVSKVILTASGGPFRTWSLDDMATVTPEQACKHPNWSMGQKISIDSASLMNKGLELIEACWLFDVTPSEVDVVVHPESIIHSMVSYLDGSVIAQMGNPDMKIPIAYGMSWPKRIKTSVPPLSLVDIARLNFESPDLVRFPNLKLAADSWFMGGTAMAVLNAANEIAVAAFLNQQIGFLDIAKLNERVLMAANVVVVNDLDDVFEADRYSRQLALDMISSGNFS; encoded by the coding sequence ATGCAAGGTATTTGCTTGTTAGGTGCGACTGGGTCGATAGGTCAAAGTACTTTAGATATTATTGCTCAGCACCCAGACAAATTTGCTTTAATTAGTGCATCGGCCAATGAAAGTGTCGATAAAATGGCAGAAATATGTCGCCGCTTCAAGCCTCAACGTGTCGTGATGGGGTCGCAAAAGGCGCGCGATGAATTGGCTGGAATGTGTCCGGGCATGGCTATTTCGTTTGAGTGGGGGGAGATGGCTTTAGATAGTATCGCTGCTGACTCTGCTGTTGATCAGGTAATGGCTGCCATTATGGGGTTTGCTGGTCTTAAGCCTACTTTGGCGGGTATTCGTGCTGGTAAGAGAACTTTGTTAGCCAATAAAGAGTCCTTAGTTACTGCCGGTAAGCTTTTTATGGACGAAGTGGCTCGTCATGATGTTATGCTTTTGCCAATAGACAGTGAACATAATGCGATCTATCAGAGCTTGCCTCAAACTGATCGTGGAGCGCATAAGCAAGATGTTTCCAAGGTGATTTTGACTGCTTCTGGTGGGCCTTTTAGAACCTGGTCTCTTGATGATATGGCGACCGTGACACCAGAGCAGGCATGCAAGCATCCTAACTGGTCAATGGGGCAGAAAATATCTATAGATTCTGCTTCCTTGATGAACAAAGGTTTGGAGTTGATCGAGGCTTGCTGGTTATTCGATGTTACGCCTAGTGAAGTGGATGTTGTGGTTCATCCAGAAAGTATCATTCATTCTATGGTGTCCTACCTTGATGGCTCAGTAATTGCTCAGATGGGCAATCCGGATATGAAAATTCCAATTGCTTATGGTATGAGCTGGCCAAAACGCATAAAAACGAGCGTTCCACCATTGAGTTTAGTTGATATTGCGCGTTTGAATTTTGAATCCCCAGATTTAGTACGTTTTCCTAATTTAAAATTGGCGGCTGATTCCTGGTTTATGGGTGGGACGGCTATGGCGGTTTTGAATGCTGCAAATGAAATTGCTGTGGCTGCTTTTTTGAATCAACAGATTGGCTTTCTGGACATTGCAAAGCTAAATGAGCGGGTTTTGATGGCGGCGAATGTCGTTGTTGTGAATGACCTTGATGATGTTTTTGAGGCGGATCGATATTCTCGTCAATTGGCACTGGATATGATTTCTAGCGGTAATTTTTCATGA
- the rseP gene encoding RIP metalloprotease RseP codes for MIQNILSIVVALGLLITFHEFGHFFVARRCGVKVLRFSVGFGKPIYRYVGKTGTEYTLAMIPLGGYVRMLDEREGNVPAELRNQAFNTKNVWQRIAIVAAGPIANFILAIAIYALVALLGVQSIAPKIGQIEKNSPIAQTQIQPGDELVSLADESVASWEDVNLVLAGLIGKTGTITVRYQPDGMSSLQEDTIQLNRWLVGDEPSNLIRAFGLSPWQPTVVPIIAQVVDDGAGSVAGFQVGDEILSINNRPVSSWQQVVSVVQASPSGELAVEVLRSQNVVKLLLLPKSTEQNGKTIGYAGLAVVPPKWDDDLIRERHYGPIESLSYGVAQTSKMISLTVSSIGKMVQGLISVDNLSGPITIAKVASASADSGLQSFLKFMAYLSVSLGVLNLLPIPMLDGGHLLFFGIEAIRRKPVSEKIQNMAYRVGASLLFALMAVAIFNDIARL; via the coding sequence ATGATACAGAATATTCTCTCTATTGTTGTTGCCTTAGGCTTGTTGATTACTTTTCATGAGTTTGGACATTTTTTTGTCGCTCGTCGTTGCGGTGTCAAAGTGCTGCGCTTCTCTGTTGGTTTTGGAAAGCCAATTTATCGTTATGTTGGCAAAACCGGTACAGAATATACATTGGCAATGATTCCACTTGGTGGTTACGTCCGAATGCTTGATGAGCGCGAAGGAAATGTTCCTGCTGAGTTGAGAAATCAGGCTTTTAATACAAAAAATGTTTGGCAGCGCATTGCTATTGTGGCCGCAGGCCCTATTGCTAACTTTATTTTAGCGATTGCTATTTATGCCTTAGTGGCTTTACTTGGCGTGCAATCTATAGCACCAAAAATTGGCCAAATTGAAAAAAATTCTCCTATTGCTCAAACGCAAATTCAGCCCGGTGACGAGCTTGTTTCTCTTGCTGATGAGTCTGTTGCTTCATGGGAAGATGTAAATTTAGTGTTAGCAGGCTTGATAGGAAAAACAGGAACTATTACCGTTCGTTATCAGCCCGATGGTATGAGTTCTTTACAGGAAGATACTATACAGCTTAATCGGTGGTTGGTTGGCGATGAACCAAGCAATCTGATTCGTGCTTTTGGTTTATCCCCATGGCAGCCGACAGTGGTTCCTATTATTGCTCAGGTTGTGGATGATGGCGCTGGATCTGTGGCTGGTTTTCAGGTTGGAGATGAAATTTTAAGTATAAACAATCGACCGGTATCTAGCTGGCAGCAAGTTGTTTCAGTGGTTCAAGCAAGCCCTAGTGGGGAGCTTGCTGTTGAAGTGTTGCGCTCACAAAATGTTGTTAAATTATTATTGTTGCCTAAATCTACTGAACAAAATGGCAAGACGATAGGGTATGCTGGATTGGCCGTTGTTCCACCTAAGTGGGATGACGATCTTATTAGAGAGCGCCATTATGGTCCGATTGAGTCGCTTTCTTATGGTGTTGCGCAAACCTCTAAGATGATATCTTTAACTGTTTCTTCTATTGGGAAAATGGTACAGGGGTTGATTTCTGTTGATAATTTATCCGGCCCAATAACTATTGCTAAAGTGGCGAGTGCGTCAGCAGACTCAGGGTTACAATCGTTTTTGAAGTTCATGGCTTACCTCAGTGTTAGTTTGGGGGTGCTTAATTTGTTGCCTATTCCAATGTTAGATGGTGGGCATTTGTTATTTTTTGGTATTGAAGCTATTCGTCGAAAGCCAGTCTCTGAAAAAATTCAGAATATGGCGTATCGAGTTGGTGCTTCTCTTTTATTTGCTTTAATGGCCGTTGCCATTTTTAATGATATTGCCCGCTTGTAG
- the bamA gene encoding outer membrane protein assembly factor BamA: MILPACREVDVKVVSAVFLALISVQSFAKDVEDVRIDGLVQMPSSRAFDVIGFDKNESYDSNKVYQAINSLFNTGYFSDIDVYEESNVLVFDVEERPSIGNLTIEGNELIKTEDLERGLKLSGLEVGEIYKPETLNQIVQELQRQYYALGRYSAKVDIVVEDMPRNRAGIVIKIDEGDTAKIVHMNIVGNKAFDEETLTKDFESSETGSWNPFSSADEYAKGKIDGDINTLKSFYLDHGYLDFNVVSSQVSLSADKRDVYIVINVEEGKPYNINNVSLSGSLPISEDLVWKQISQQKGDVFSRSDVTKVIEGISTVLGDEGYLFTNVNVIPEKLDNHTVNLSYQIAPGPKVYVRRITFSGNSETQDEVLRREMTQFEGALATHSKIQASKRRIERLGFFSSVDLRTRPVAGTSDQVDLDVVVQEQASGSIQASIGYSQEDGTVLGFGISKRNFLGTGNKLSFNASRTNQTQDYAISYDNPYFTVDGVSRGFQIFYKTSDHADDDVEDYDLDEIGAGVSYGYPISDTQRLSFGMTVKETTVKLGYDPSDETGDYVKSNGDNYDDVIASLTWSDNDLVGGVLPTNGYSTKATLEVALPVGDQQYAKLGLSSQRYWNLNGSDLWLFRLKGRLGYGTGYGDSDVLPFFENYFAGGSYSVRGYGASSLGPKNSYTNSSNSPSALGGNILMTGTAELIFPMPMVEDHKSVRTALFLDGGNVFTDTCLAGNTECNEGVDPAEIRFSLGLSWTWITPIAPLSFNFARPLNSRSGDKTDFFQFQLGTTF, encoded by the coding sequence ATGATATTGCCCGCTTGTAGAGAGGTAGATGTGAAAGTCGTTTCAGCAGTATTTTTGGCTTTAATAAGCGTGCAAAGTTTTGCAAAAGATGTAGAGGATGTTCGAATTGATGGCTTGGTGCAAATGCCATCGTCCAGAGCATTTGATGTTATCGGCTTTGATAAGAATGAGTCCTATGACTCAAATAAGGTTTATCAGGCGATTAATTCTCTTTTTAATACGGGCTATTTTAGTGACATAGATGTATATGAAGAAAGTAACGTCTTGGTGTTTGATGTAGAGGAGCGTCCTTCGATAGGCAACTTGACTATCGAAGGTAATGAGCTGATCAAAACAGAAGATTTAGAGCGCGGATTAAAGTTATCGGGCTTAGAAGTAGGTGAGATTTACAAACCTGAGACGCTAAATCAAATAGTTCAAGAGCTTCAGCGTCAATATTATGCGCTTGGCCGTTATAGTGCCAAAGTGGATATTGTAGTCGAGGATATGCCTCGTAATCGTGCTGGAATCGTCATTAAAATTGACGAAGGCGATACGGCTAAAATCGTTCATATGAATATTGTTGGTAATAAAGCTTTTGATGAAGAGACACTGACGAAAGACTTTGAATCCAGTGAAACAGGGTCTTGGAATCCTTTTAGTTCTGCTGACGAATACGCTAAAGGTAAGATTGATGGTGATATCAATACTCTTAAGAGCTTTTATTTAGATCATGGTTATTTAGATTTTAACGTGGTTTCTAGCCAGGTAAGTTTGTCGGCCGATAAGCGTGACGTTTATATTGTTATTAATGTCGAAGAAGGCAAGCCTTATAATATTAATAACGTTTCGTTGAGTGGCAGTTTGCCCATTTCTGAAGACTTGGTTTGGAAACAGATTTCTCAGCAAAAAGGCGATGTTTTTTCTCGTAGTGATGTAACCAAAGTAATTGAAGGCATTTCAACCGTGCTAGGGGATGAAGGCTATCTGTTTACTAACGTTAATGTGATTCCAGAGAAGTTAGATAATCATACTGTTAACCTTAGTTATCAAATCGCTCCAGGTCCTAAAGTATACGTTCGTCGTATTACTTTTAGTGGTAACAGCGAAACACAAGATGAAGTGTTACGTCGTGAGATGACTCAGTTTGAAGGGGCTTTGGCTACGCATTCTAAAATTCAGGCGTCTAAGCGTCGAATAGAGCGATTAGGCTTCTTTAGTAGTGTTGACCTTCGTACGCGGCCTGTGGCTGGAACCTCTGACCAGGTTGACCTTGATGTTGTTGTGCAGGAACAAGCTTCAGGTAGTATTCAGGCTAGTATCGGCTACTCACAAGAAGATGGTACGGTGCTAGGCTTTGGTATTTCTAAGCGTAACTTTTTAGGTACGGGTAATAAGTTGTCGTTTAATGCCTCACGTACTAACCAAACACAAGATTATGCCATTAGTTATGACAACCCTTACTTCACAGTGGATGGCGTTAGTCGAGGCTTTCAGATTTTCTATAAAACCAGTGATCATGCGGATGATGATGTAGAAGATTACGATCTAGATGAAATTGGTGCCGGTGTTAGTTATGGTTATCCTATTTCAGATACGCAGCGCTTGTCGTTTGGCATGACGGTTAAAGAAACGACAGTGAAGTTGGGTTATGACCCATCTGATGAAACAGGTGATTATGTTAAAAGCAATGGTGATAACTACGATGATGTTATTGCCAGTTTAACATGGAGTGATAATGATCTCGTTGGTGGTGTGTTACCAACAAATGGATATTCGACGAAAGCCACATTGGAAGTTGCTCTTCCTGTTGGGGATCAACAGTATGCCAAATTAGGGTTGTCCTCTCAGCGTTACTGGAACTTAAATGGATCAGATTTATGGCTGTTCCGCCTGAAAGGTCGTTTAGGTTATGGTACAGGGTATGGGGATTCTGATGTTTTGCCTTTCTTCGAAAACTATTTCGCGGGTGGATCCTATTCGGTACGAGGTTACGGTGCCTCTTCACTAGGCCCAAAAAACTCCTACACAAACTCGTCGAATTCGCCATCGGCCTTGGGGGGGAATATCCTTATGACGGGAACGGCTGAGCTTATTTTTCCAATGCCCATGGTGGAAGATCATAAGTCGGTCAGAACGGCATTATTCCTCGATGGTGGTAACGTTTTTACAGATACCTGTCTTGCGGGTAACACCGAATGTAATGAAGGTGTAGATCCTGCTGAAATTCGCTTTAGTCTTGGTTTAAGTTGGACATGGATTACGCCGATTGCCCCTCTGTCATTTAATTTCGCACGTCCTTTGAATTCAAGAAGCGGCGATAAAACAGACTTTTTCCAGTTTCAGCTGGGAACAACTTTTTAA
- a CDS encoding OmpH family outer membrane protein produces MKKLITVIFTLCFFGSVQATEVAVVDFRAALLQSNIGQDAAKDPKQKVASMDARLKKEQEKLEASAKDLKRDELTLSEEEFKKRRQQLAEQQNQVRGMAANMQRQAKELEQQLIQSLTPQGEAALKSLIEERKLDLVLNRQLSLYANADADITDELVKRINKDN; encoded by the coding sequence ATGAAAAAGCTCATAACAGTAATTTTTACACTATGCTTTTTTGGTAGCGTGCAAGCGACTGAGGTGGCTGTAGTAGATTTTAGAGCAGCACTTTTGCAAAGTAATATTGGTCAAGATGCTGCCAAAGATCCAAAGCAAAAAGTGGCCTCGATGGATGCTCGTTTGAAAAAAGAACAGGAAAAGCTTGAAGCTTCTGCAAAAGATTTGAAGCGTGATGAATTAACGCTCTCCGAAGAGGAATTTAAAAAGCGTCGTCAGCAATTGGCAGAGCAACAAAATCAAGTGCGTGGTATGGCTGCCAATATGCAGCGTCAAGCTAAAGAACTAGAACAGCAATTAATACAGTCTCTGACACCACAAGGTGAAGCAGCCCTGAAATCTTTGATAGAAGAGCGAAAATTAGATTTGGTATTAAATAGACAATTAAGTTTGTATGCTAATGCGGACGCAGATATTACTGATGAGCTAGTGAAACGTATTAATAAGGACAATTAA